The Devosia sp. A16 genome includes a window with the following:
- a CDS encoding ATP-binding cassette domain-containing protein yields MIHARGLKRSFKTKEGVVEAVRGLDLDVAEGELVAFLGPNGAGKSTSVRMLTTLLPPTAGAASVAGHDVLRDANAVRRRIGYVGQGAGAGGYNKLRDELLTQGAAQRMSKADSARRADELIGMLELSGLEKRTGMSLSGGQKRRVDIALGLMHSPRVLFLDEPSTGLDPHSRANLWEHILKLRKATGMTIFLTTHYLDEADSMAERMMIMDNGQIIANDTPERLKANLAGDRISIDAENPVLAAELAAHLPEAREVSRDGARVGVTVKGGEAVLPEFIRTLDQRGARVLAANVRRPTLDDVFLGLTGRSLRETAA; encoded by the coding sequence ATGATCCATGCCCGCGGGCTGAAGCGCAGCTTCAAGACCAAAGAGGGTGTCGTCGAGGCGGTGCGCGGCCTCGACCTCGATGTGGCAGAAGGCGAGCTGGTGGCGTTCCTCGGCCCCAATGGCGCCGGCAAATCCACCAGCGTGCGCATGCTGACGACGCTGTTGCCGCCGACGGCGGGAGCGGCGAGCGTCGCCGGGCATGACGTGTTGCGCGACGCCAACGCCGTGCGCCGCCGTATCGGCTATGTCGGCCAGGGCGCCGGGGCCGGCGGCTACAACAAGCTGCGCGACGAGTTGCTGACCCAGGGCGCGGCGCAGCGGATGAGCAAGGCCGACTCGGCCCGCCGCGCCGACGAGCTGATCGGCATGCTCGAGCTCAGCGGGCTCGAAAAGCGAACCGGCATGAGTCTGTCGGGCGGACAGAAGCGGCGCGTCGATATCGCTCTCGGGCTGATGCACAGCCCCAGGGTACTGTTCCTCGACGAACCCTCGACCGGGCTCGACCCGCATAGCCGCGCCAATCTCTGGGAACACATCCTCAAGCTGAGGAAGGCGACCGGGATGACGATCTTTCTCACCACGCACTACCTCGACGAAGCCGACTCGATGGCCGAGCGGATGATGATCATGGACAATGGCCAGATCATCGCCAACGACACCCCGGAGCGGCTGAAAGCCAACCTGGCGGGTGACCGCATCAGCATCGATGCCGAAAATCCCGTGCTCGCCGCCGAACTCGCCGCGCATCTGCCCGAAGCGCGCGAAGTCAGCCGTGACGGCGCCCGTGTCGGGGTGACGGTAAAGGGCGGCGAGGCTGTGCTGCCGGAGTTCATCCGGACGCTCGACCAGCGCGGAGCGCGGGTGCTGGCGGCCAATGTCCGGCGGCCGACGCTGGACGACGTGTTCCTGGGATTGACCGGCCGCTCGCTCAGGGAGACCGCCGCATGA